TTTTCCCGCTCCCCCTTCACCTTCACCTCGCTGATCTTACCTTCGAGCGGCTTCAGTATAAAGTTGAGGATAACAGGGCTGTTGGTGATGATTACCTGCTGTGTAGCCGAACCCAAGCCTACACTATAGGCCGTGAGGGTATAGGTGCCGGCAGCCAGGTTGCTGATGCTATACTTGCCACTGGCATCGGCCTGAAAGAGGTTGCCTGTGTTGGTGAGCAGCACCTCTGCCTGCGGCACGGGTTGCCCGTTGGCGGCATTGGTAATAGTACCGGAAACAGAATAGGACTGTGCCAGGGCAGCCAGGCAGCTGCAAAGGAAAAGAACGGTCGTGAGCGTGTAGCGCATGTGTGTTTAATTCTGCCCTACCGCGTTCTGCGGCGGGGCAACGTCTTCTAAAGGTAAAATCCAGGGCTTGGGCAGGAAGCTCTCTTTTTCGGCAGCCAGATTAACTTTCGGATCGATCAAAAGGCGGCTGCCACGGCCATTCATACTTACATACACCTCGGCGCGCACCTCCACACCCGGCATACCGCGTTCCGCGAAGTCCTGCTGCAGCATGTGCGCGTACTGCAAAATCATGTCCGGCTGCGTGGCCATCTGCTTTTCCTGGTTCACGGTAAGGTAATCGCGGTTGTTGATTTCTGTCTCAAAGCCTGTTTTCGGGTGGCGGACGTAAAAAAACGTGGTGCCGGTTTTCTCCATCAGCATCACGCGCCAGGAGAAGCGGTAGCCCTGCTCAGTCCAGAACAGCTGGCCGGGGTACAGCAAATAGCGCCAGGGCAGGAGCACCTGCAGCAGGAAATAAAAACCAAGTATACCGAGAAGTATAGGCTGGCCAGCGGTACCGGCAAATCTAGGTAGGGCTGGCTTCGGCACCTTTGCTATACTTCGGAACAGGCCCAGCAGCCTCTCATGGAAAGCTGGGGAGAAGAAAATCAGCGTACTCACCATCATGATGTAGGGAAACATGCCAATCTGGAAAAGCACCGCCGTAAGCACGTGGAACACCACCACCGTGGCATAGGCCAGCAGCCTGCTCCTGCGCCAGCTCAGGAAGAATGGGATAGTCAGATCATAAAAAGCGCCGAACCAGCAGAACAGGTAGGCCACCCATACTTCGTCGAGCAGCGGGCCGATGAGCGGCAGGTGCGTGTGCGCCGGTAGCCAGTAACGCAGCGGCATGGCCTCCAACAGCCAATCGGGGTTAAGCTTGGCGATGCCGGCATAGAAGTATACCAGCCCCAACTGCAGCTGAAAAATCAGCACGGCCCAGCGCGGCACATGGCTCACCCAAAGACCGTGTTTGCGCAGCACATCCACCGAGAAGTGGCGGTGCGCCGGCACCAGCACCAGCAGCAAAGCCACCACACTCACAAAGTAGTAGTGGTTGAGGTAATTCGTTTTGTCGATGAGCTCGACGTAGGTAAAGGAGAGGAAAAACAGCAGCGCCGAGAAGCGGTAGAAAAGCCCCAGCATAATACCCAGGGCAGCAAGCGCCATCAGCGTGAACAGGGCGTACATGCCCGCCTCCCCCAGCGGCTGCACCCACTCAAACCCGTAGTAGGGGAAGTATACCTTTGGCTGCACATACAGCTCCGTTACCCAGTCCTTGCCTATAAAGCGCAGCACGCTGGCCAGCATCATCCCTCCAAAAATAACACGGAACACCGCCAGCGGGGCCGCGGATACAGGTTGGGAGAGGTGTGACTGTAGCTTCTGTAGCATAGGATGTATACTTCCGTATTACCTGGAAAAGCAGATTTGCTCCCCCAGAGTATAATTGCCTCCAGGGGGAGCAAAATGT
Above is a window of Pontibacter akesuensis DNA encoding:
- a CDS encoding HTTM domain-containing protein, which translates into the protein MLQKLQSHLSQPVSAAPLAVFRVIFGGMMLASVLRFIGKDWVTELYVQPKVYFPYYGFEWVQPLGEAGMYALFTLMALAALGIMLGLFYRFSALLFFLSFTYVELIDKTNYLNHYYFVSVVALLLVLVPAHRHFSVDVLRKHGLWVSHVPRWAVLIFQLQLGLVYFYAGIAKLNPDWLLEAMPLRYWLPAHTHLPLIGPLLDEVWVAYLFCWFGAFYDLTIPFFLSWRRSRLLAYATVVVFHVLTAVLFQIGMFPYIMMVSTLIFFSPAFHERLLGLFRSIAKVPKPALPRFAGTAGQPILLGILGFYFLLQVLLPWRYLLYPGQLFWTEQGYRFSWRVMLMEKTGTTFFYVRHPKTGFETEINNRDYLTVNQEKQMATQPDMILQYAHMLQQDFAERGMPGVEVRAEVYVSMNGRGSRLLIDPKVNLAAEKESFLPKPWILPLEDVAPPQNAVGQN